In Bradyrhizobium erythrophlei, a single genomic region encodes these proteins:
- a CDS encoding tautomerase family protein, producing MPLVRVSLKAGKPAAYRKAILDGVYDAMRSTFDVPEEDRFMVISEHDETDFSYSANYRGIARTDNLVLIQLTVSNTRPVAKKKALYRAIVDNLSKNPGVRSEDVFINLVEVLPENWSFGNGIAQYAE from the coding sequence ATGCCGCTGGTTCGCGTTTCCCTTAAGGCGGGCAAGCCCGCCGCTTACCGCAAAGCCATTCTGGACGGCGTCTATGACGCGATGCGCTCTACCTTCGACGTGCCGGAAGAAGACCGCTTCATGGTCATTTCGGAGCACGACGAGACGGACTTCAGCTACAGCGCGAATTATCGCGGCATCGCGCGTACTGACAATCTGGTGCTGATCCAGCTCACCGTCAGCAACACGCGCCCGGTGGCGAAGAAGAAAGCGCTCTATCGCGCGATCGTGGACAATTTGTCGAAGAATCCCGGCGTCCGCTCGGAAGACGTCTTCATCAATCTCGTCGAGGTCCTGCCCGAGAACTGGTCGTTCGGAAACGGCATCGCGCAATACGCCGAATAG
- a CDS encoding AlbA family DNA-binding domain-containing protein, whose product MLLLKTRADLERLVEEGLQESLTLEYKASSALQKTSEARAELVKDVTAFANSAGGQIIYGISERKGGIPQGIDAGVDAKTFSPEWLGQVIETNSAPRIQGLQIETIVLSQGNPTLVAYVLSIPAAVTFAPHQNSIDMKYYRRFESRSVPMHDYEIRDVLRRGKSPELSVNFLFADGGGKTKDHRHADEVIEIEAAMQNLSPEPALYSLFEFYFQSELIIVETGAFRKIDPNLILEPFALHRLQKSFITPPDFPMLKGSSVTVGPPRIAIRIPRDYFGKPHYFAIGYSASTVGFSQVKYAGLLMNEGALTISDFFTVDEAARKLAELKAPAVAS is encoded by the coding sequence ATGCTGCTACTGAAAACTCGAGCTGATTTGGAAAGGTTGGTCGAAGAAGGCCTGCAGGAAAGTCTTACCCTCGAATACAAGGCATCGTCTGCACTTCAGAAGACCAGCGAGGCTCGTGCGGAATTGGTGAAAGACGTGACCGCTTTTGCGAATTCGGCGGGAGGCCAAATCATATATGGCATCAGCGAGCGCAAGGGCGGCATACCGCAGGGCATTGATGCTGGGGTAGACGCCAAAACGTTTTCACCGGAATGGTTGGGCCAAGTTATCGAAACAAATTCTGCTCCGAGAATCCAAGGTCTACAGATAGAAACAATCGTATTGAGCCAGGGCAATCCGACGCTGGTCGCTTACGTGCTTTCTATTCCGGCGGCCGTGACGTTTGCGCCCCACCAGAATTCAATCGATATGAAGTATTATCGGCGCTTTGAATCACGATCAGTGCCGATGCACGATTATGAAATAAGGGACGTTCTGCGTCGGGGAAAGTCACCGGAATTAAGCGTGAATTTTCTCTTTGCGGATGGTGGCGGCAAGACAAAGGACCACCGACACGCGGACGAAGTAATTGAGATCGAAGCAGCAATGCAGAATCTTTCTCCTGAACCTGCGCTGTACAGCTTGTTTGAGTTTTACTTTCAAAGTGAATTGATCATCGTCGAAACCGGCGCGTTCAGAAAAATTGATCCAAATTTGATTCTGGAGCCGTTTGCGCTGCACCGGCTTCAAAAATCGTTCATCACTCCGCCCGATTTTCCAATGTTGAAGGGATCTAGCGTGACCGTCGGGCCACCACGTATCGCGATCAGGATTCCGCGAGATTATTTCGGAAAGCCGCACTACTTCGCAATTGGTTATAGCGCGTCCACGGTTGGATTCAGTCAAGTCAAATATGCTGGGCTTCTCATGAACGAAGGCGCTTTGACAATTTCGGACTTTTTTACAGTGGATGAGGCTGCAAGAAAGTTAGCGGAACTAAAGGCACCTGCCGTAGCAAGCTAG
- a CDS encoding LysR family transcriptional regulator — protein sequence MKALDLEAVQAFVLTADLKSFTRAAEAMDTTQSAVSLKIKRLEDGLGRKLLERTPRLVRLSADGNAFLEPARNLIAAHHGAVGSFGRKQRRLVVGISHHIVGSELPVLLKRMSESEPSLVLEMRVSTSHEALEDFERGKIDAAIVLRHDNRRRDGETILRETFGWMAAPDFEYRIGEPLRIATQAAPCSVRSLALDALKAAGIAWTEVFVGGGVSTIGAAVSAGLAAAALGRRVAPHDVIDAGAKFGLPPLPSRDVVLHASVNDRATKNSLKTLAATIRATAG from the coding sequence ATGAAAGCGCTCGACCTCGAAGCCGTGCAGGCCTTCGTCCTCACGGCCGATCTGAAAAGCTTCACCCGCGCCGCTGAAGCGATGGACACCACGCAGTCGGCGGTCAGCCTCAAGATCAAGCGCCTGGAGGACGGTCTCGGCCGCAAGCTCTTGGAGCGAACGCCGCGGCTGGTGCGGCTGTCGGCGGATGGCAACGCCTTCCTCGAGCCGGCGCGCAACCTCATCGCCGCGCATCACGGCGCGGTCGGTTCTTTCGGCCGCAAGCAACGCCGGCTCGTCGTCGGCATCAGCCATCATATCGTCGGCAGCGAACTGCCGGTGTTGCTGAAGCGGATGAGCGAGTCCGAGCCTTCGCTGGTGCTGGAGATGCGCGTCTCGACCTCGCACGAGGCGCTGGAAGATTTCGAGCGCGGGAAGATCGACGCGGCGATCGTGTTGCGGCACGACAATCGCCGCCGCGACGGCGAGACCATTTTGCGGGAAACCTTTGGCTGGATGGCGGCGCCAGACTTCGAATACCGCATCGGCGAGCCGTTGCGGATCGCGACGCAGGCGGCACCTTGCAGCGTGCGGAGTCTCGCGCTCGACGCGCTGAAGGCGGCCGGCATTGCCTGGACCGAAGTGTTTGTCGGCGGCGGCGTTTCGACCATTGGTGCTGCGGTCTCCGCGGGCCTTGCTGCTGCCGCGCTCGGCCGCCGCGTCGCGCCGCATGATGTCATCGATGCCGGCGCGAAATTCGGTCTGCCGCCCCTGCCCTCACGCGACGTGGTGCTGCATGCGAGCGTCAATGACCGCGCGACGAAGAATTCGCTGAAGACGTTGGCGGCGACGATCCGGGCGACGGCGGGGTGA